The window GACACTATCATGTCATGCTCCAGAGCATAGCTGGAACTTGGTCTCATATACATGAAGAGGATGGTCCCACGATAAATGGACACTTCAGTCAGGTGGGAGCCACAGGTAGAGAACACTTTCCTCCTCCCCTCAGCAGAATGCATCTTCAGAATGGCCAACAGGATGAAGCCATAGGAGACCAGGACAATCAGGATGGTGACTATCTCAATGGAGCTCACAAAGAAGAAGAGCAGAAGCTCATTTATGTGAGTGTCAGAACAAGAAATGGCAAGTAGAGGAGGGATGTCACAGAATATGTGTCTGATTACATTGGATCCACAGAAGGACAGGCTAAAAGTGGCCACTGTATGTAAAATAGCATGAAGAATTCCTCCAACACAGGAAGCCATGATGAGTGGCACATAGCCCCTGGGTGACATGCTCACTGAATACAGAAGTGGGTTGTAGATGGCCACATAGTGATCATAAGCCATTGCAGCCAAGAGAAAGCATTCTGTGGTTCCAAAAGCGACAGCAAGAAATGACTGTGTTGCACATCCATAGAAtgaaatcattttactttttgatatGAAATTTACTAACATATTTGGGATAACATCTGTGGAACAGGAGGCATCCACAGAAGACAGCACACTCAGAAAATAGTACATGGGATTGTGGAGCCTGGAATCCATGATCACCAATACAATCAGTCCCAAATTTCCTGTGACAGTAAAAATGTAAACagctaaaaataggaaaaagagaatTATCTGCACTTCTTTATTGCCGGTGAAGCCCTGTATTACAAATGCATTAACTTCAGtgacatttttcatgttttaatatcATAAAACAAGCTTGAAGATCTTCAGAAGATCATAGTTCATGTTCTATGAAAATAATGGGCAAAATTGTGAGTCAAAAGAAGaagactgtttttttaaatttttagtagtctataataattatatataacatttggagtcactgtgattacataTACAGGCACTTAAGGTACTTTGATCATTGTCCTATCACtgtcctcccctccaccttcttCCAGATTCCCTTCCTTTATTCTACTTGTCTCCTATTTATTTGCATCACATAGCCTACATAGGCTTTCTGGATTCTTGTTACATTCCAAGTT is drawn from Urocitellus parryii isolate mUroPar1 chromosome 4, mUroPar1.hap1, whole genome shotgun sequence and contains these coding sequences:
- the LOC144254514 gene encoding olfactory receptor 5T18-like — protein: MKNVTEVNAFVIQGFTGNKEVQIILFFLFLAVYIFTVTGNLGLIVLVIMDSRLHNPMYYFLSVLSSVDASCSTDVIPNMLVNFISKSKMISFYGCATQSFLAVAFGTTECFLLAAMAYDHYVAIYNPLLYSVSMSPRGYVPLIMASCVGGILHAILHTVATFSLSFCGSNVIRHIFCDIPPLLAISCSDTHINELLLFFFVSSIEIVTILIVLVSYGFILLAILKMHSAEGRRKVFSTCGSHLTEVSIYRGTILFMYMRPSSSYALEHDMIVSVFYSTVIPMLNPIIYSLRNKDVIEAMKRLFKKVGVWIK